From Gossypium raimondii isolate GPD5lz chromosome 11, ASM2569854v1, whole genome shotgun sequence:
TTCGAGTCTACGTTGCTCCGACATTTCATTTTGCAGCAGACTGGACAAGCTAAATCTGTACCGAATGGTCAAGCTCGAGAAGTGAACAAAGGGCCCGGTGGTGGTGCTGCTGCCGCAGCTTTGACACAAGGGACTGAGATGCTGAGTAGTATGCTTGCTGCTGCTTCACCCGAACAGCAAAAAACAATACTTGGTGAAAGACTTTATCCACTTATTCAAAAGCACCAGGTAATTAATTTCTACACCCTATAATACTAGACCTTCTTACTTGATTCTTCGATGAGCTTCTAATACGTGTGTATGTCGAACACGATTGTctgaatatatttaatattatatcgtTTGTTTTTTTCACTACTTTAGTGATCATATCCTCgcataatatatcaaataaagctATTGCAAATGGATTGTTGTAGAACAAGAAAAAGTAGTACTTCtagaaaaaatttaatgtttttaggaTTGGATCGGTGGACGAGTCGGTTAAGCCACCAATTTTTCGGTTCGATTGCTacgattaaaaaattataaaaaatttagttcaatcaattcaattgtCGGTTCAATTAATCCGTACCGATTAATAGTTCAATCGATTTAATACTATTTTTTGAGAAAACATCTTGATTGGTTCATGATCCAATTGGTCCAATCTTGATCAAACATCACTGCAAAAATATAGGTAGCTCTGAATTCATCCCCAACTTTTACGTTTCTCCCAATTTATGAAATTGGACGAATTGAGCCTTGGCAGTCCaaattttttgggttaaatgcCTTTTAGGTCCCTCTTGATTTTGAAATTGGATAAATGGACGCTTGGCCCCCTCAAAAtcttttttggttttaatgCCTCTTAGGTTCCTGCCAGTATcaaaattagacaaattaagccctattttccaaaatttctaGTTTAACCTATCTCTTCAGTTCTTAACTATTTCAAAATGAAGTCTTTGAAGTGTCGTTCGTTAAGTAGTTTTATCTCTCGATTCCGAGGAGAACCCAAACAAATTGATAGAGTTTAGGGAGTGCCTCATCACCAAGAAAATGTTTAGCATTTGGCCTTGGTTTAAACCCATGCCCTCATATGGTATTAACGGTATGGGTTCGAACCCCACCAAGACTAAATGCTAAACATTTCCTTAGTGGCAAAGTACTCCCTGAACTCCATAAACCTATTTGGAGGGCTTTCCTCAAACTCGAGAAACAAAACGCGGGGTTAAAACCGAGTATAGACATCTTAGGTACAATTCCTTCATTGTTCGAGGATCCCATCGATTACTTAACAGAGAATACTTCAATGACTTATTTCGAAAGAGAGCTAACCCCTCAATAGAGCcatatttctcaattaaaatttatttttgaccACCCTGTGGGTTCCATCCCTACTAACATTATGTCCTATGCATATTCAAATACAAGTATGTGAGCATGACTTTCAAAGAACTCTCTAATAATGCAcgaaaaaacttaaaaaaaaaaaaactaaacatattTATGTTTGACGCATAACTCATATTCAACACTCACATTTGAGTCTAAATAACTTAGACTCAAATTATCATTCCTTGTACTGAAATGTGTCAAATACAGATATTcaatttttctcttatttttcaaatcatCATTCCTTGTACTCGAATGTGTCTAATACGGATATTCAACACGGATATTTACATTTTTCTCTGATTTTGCTATGTCTCTACAACTTGATTTGGTTTCAAATATGCATAAGTTCTTGTACTCCTTgaaaatttaggatttaatttctgtatttttatttctaggaatttagctctaattttagatttcaaattcaTATCCAActgttaacattattatttttattaaatttgttgatgtgatattttaaccaaaaaatagtATTAATAGTTTGacctaaactttaaaatttgaaaaagtaggattaaatttcaatttttcaaaaagtatagaaatttatgacatatttttaCCAAACAAAACATCTTTGTGTTTAACACATACTCATATTCAACACTCATGTCTTATAATGTACACCCAAATTATTATCCCTTGTTTTGTATTAAACACGAATACTTCCTATATTAATacatttttctcttattttgctttgtttttacAGCCTGATTTGGTTCCAAAGATCACAGGGATGCTATTAGAAATGGACAATTCAGAACTGTTGCTTTTATTAGAATCACCAGAATCATTAGCAGCTAAAGTGGAAGAAGCTGTGGGGGTTCTTAAGCTTTCAAATGCTAAAGTGACAGGCCAAGATGCCCTTCATCCCAATTTCCTTTCTGCTGGTGTTGCTGTCAATTGAAACACAACAAATATATGGCTGTCACAAGCATTTCAATGATAGACTCCATGGATGTTCAgctcttgtttttttttttttttcgttttaatatCTAAGTTTAAGTAGTGGACTTTCAAAAGTTTCTCAACagcactcttttttttttttagttttttcttgttaggattatttatattatttgttaaaagtatgttttcttttttggtatatataatttttggacTTCGAAAATAAATATGGATGGTGCAAGACAACTCCAATTGGGACTTGCTACAGCAGGGGCATTATATGCGATCATAATGGAGATTGGAAAACTGGTTTTACCCACTATTTCGGTATCTGCTCTATTGTTGAGGCCaaattatgggaaatttatgatGGGTTGATGCAAGTTTAGAATATGAGTACGCTGGAATCAGACAACTTAGTGGCTGCCCAGCTAATTAATGAACAGATCAGGGGTGATGGTAGCAATCCGATATTTGGAAGCTGCTGCACCGGGACTAGTTGTTAAGGCTATATCTCATGTTCATTGTGAAGGCAACAGAGCGGCAGACATGATGGCTTCGTTGGCTTTTCTAAAAGGGATTGACATCTATGGTCATAATCAACCACCAAGTGAGGTTCTTCAGATTATTCAGGAAGACATAGAAGACCGTACATTCATTGGATGGTGTAAACTCGAgttttagggtgggtttggatggacgattgggtgtggtgcggtgcgtttggcttactttttgtctcacgttacagtgtcgctatagtatctaatctcaccgccactgctgtttttacactaaccgtaaGTAAATGCACCgctcatccaaactcacccttagtatttaaaattctaattggACGctttttcaagtttattttttttaacttaaatttataatattttgttttttctcctattcttttatttatttatattttatatcatataaaattaaatatattatattacactataaatattacaatatgttaaattatttatatttaaaaatttaatagaaagaaatataatagtagtaaaaatatataattaataaatattaaatagaaatgacattttttaaatatatttcatattatttaacaactaaattaGAATTAGAGGTTATCATGGGTAAGACCGGGCccagataaaattttaggcatGTTTTGTAGGCCTGGGCTCGGCCCGAAAATTTGTCCAAACCTAGCctgaaaaaaattgttaagcCCGAGCTCGGATCTGCCcgacccatattaaattttacaacaccaaaataggatattttaaaaagaaaatagcatattaaattttaaaaaagtatatttgattaaaaataaaaaatatatatttaatatataatttgggccaggccgggctgggcttgggtaaaaaatgTGTACCCGAGGCCTAGCCTATTTTCTAAACGAGTCtcattttttttgcccaaacccatatttcgggcctatatttttacccaaaccctcctaTTTTTTGGGCGGACCGGGCCGGGTAGCCCAaaccatgatcacctctaatcaGAATGACGGAAAGATCTGGTAGATACTTGAAAGACTCAATTGAAGCTCTAtgaagtttagggactaatttaaaatccaaGCAATAGATTAGAGGCGTTAAGTGAAATTAACCCAAAtaacaaacttttttttaaattacggGCTATCTACACTACTCGGCCAAGATTTTTACGGGCCGAAGTACTATACAAGGCCCATTCAATGATTGGGTAATTTcgtaatttaataaacaagttttTGTTCGTAACtcttttatctatatataaataacaacgTTGCTAGGGTTTCTAGGGTTTGCATAGTAAAAAGAAAACAGGTAACATAGAGTAGCAGCGATGGTTCTCAAGTACGCTTCTCCCTTCTTCTATTCCtttgatttcaattaaatttctttaaatataacATGAATTTAATGATCTGTTCTTGAAatattgtttctttattttcttttttttggggaaaaaatggATCtgcttttcatttcattccattttGGCCTGAAAtctgaaaatatgtttaattttttggttttttaggTTACACTTACATGTTAGTTTCTATGTTAACCggttttgtgtttaaatttcgtctttgaaattttacatttttcaatcGATCAACTGTACATAGGATTTGATTAATGAAGCTAATAGTTGTGAATTAAcgaaaggaaaatattttaatgcctgctgtaatttgattaattggAACACTATATGGTGTTTAAGGCAATCGATTAGTTTCATTGTGAAAATATATCTCTGTTTGTCTGTTTTAGCTCATTGGATAGTAGctctataaataattatttttgtttgtcgGCTATGTTGCTGCTGATGAATGTTGGATATGGGTTCGAGTTCTCTCATTTAAGTTTTACATAAATTTGGAGGTAACGTTAATTGGACTCGGGTGTTTGTGTAAGATATGTGTATGTATGCTTCATAAGTATGTTCTTTTATGTATTTGGGGATCTTTGTAGTATATTAATGTCATATCCATGTCCAAGAATCTGTTGAACATTGCTTGAAATACAAGTTTCCAATACGggtatttttggaaaaatgaagagtacaaGAGCAGCTTACAAGTTGGAAATGGGAAATTAACTTGCTCCTGCTTCATACTATGGTCTATAAGATggatattatgtttttttttgcaatCAAGAGCTAGTGTAAGGGGTAATTGTTTGTagaattttgtttatgttaatgGTGATTGTTGTTTGATCTTGTTAATCATGTAATAAGCTCGTAACTCGTAAGTAGGGATGTATAAGatttggtttaaaattgcaTTGCCGAAAATTGCATTATCTATAAACTTTCTTGCATAATGccaaattttggattttgaatttCTCAAACCCTACACTTATCTTTTTATGTTGGCATGTTAGGACGGAGCTTTGTCGGTTTAGTGGTGCCAAGATATACCCAGGAAAAGGCATCAGATTTATCCGTTCTGATTCTCAGGTAAATTTCCATCCAATTCTATATTGAAGTGGTTGATATTCCGATATTCTTGCTGATTATTAACTGCCTTTTGCATGGACTTGTGAAGGTCTTCCttttttcaaactcaaaatgCAAGAGGTACTTCCACAACCGTTTGAAGCCATCAAAACTTACATGGACAGCCATGTATAGGAAGCAACATAAGAAGGTTAGTGTCAGCTTTGTGAACCCAATTTCATTTTGGTTTCAGAATTGCATCTTGGTTgcgagtaaaattattttttactcaaTAGTCGGCATTTATTACTATCATGAACCTTATTTTATTCCAATCATTTATCCGATAAAAGTTTTACTGGTTTTAATAATAGTGACCATACGTACATGTAGGACATTGCTCAAGAGGCCGTTAAGAAGAGGAGACGTGCCACAAAGAAGCCATACTCCAGATCCATCGTCGGTGCCACCTTAGAGGTTATCCAAAAGAAGAGGAGCGAGAAACCTGAAGTTCGTGACGCTGCTCGGGAAGCTGCACTCCGGTGTGTGGTTTCTTCCT
This genomic window contains:
- the LOC105761783 gene encoding 60S ribosomal protein L24, whose product is MVLKTELCRFSGAKIYPGKGIRFIRSDSQVFLFSNSKCKRYFHNRLKPSKLTWTAMYRKQHKKDIAQEAVKKRRRATKKPYSRSIVGATLEVIQKKRSEKPEVRDAAREAALREIKERIKKTKDEKKAKKAEVAAKQQKTQGKGNIPKGGAPKGAKLGGGGKR